TCAACACTTTCCAATTCAATATAGGCGGAAGCGGGATTAGTGCTCATATAATTGAGATTAAGTTCGCGTGTGAGAATAGAATAGGAACTTAACATACTTGCAATTCCAAAAATACCGACTGCAATGGCGGTTACCATCATGATCCATCTGCCTTTTGCATTACGTAGATCTGCTATTACTTTTTTCCATCTTGGGCTAAACACGGTGTACCTTCTCCCCATTTGTTTCAGATACGATTTCACCGTCAGACAGTAATATCGATCTTGTGAAAAAATGGTTTAAATCTCTTTCGTGTGTAACCATCACGATTGTTTTTCCTTCGCTAATGAGACCTGTAAAGAGATCCATTACGATGTTTGTGGTTGCAGAATCAAGATTACCAGTCGGTTCATCAGCAACTAGTATGGGAGGGTCATTAGCTAACGCTCTAGCAATAGCTGCACGTTGTTGTTGACCGCCAGATAAATCAGAAGGTAAATTGTTGGCCTTTTCCGCAATGCCCATTTTGCTTAGCAGATTAATGGCTCGCTTGCGTCTTTCCTTTCTTGGATACGTTTTGCAAAAATCCATGGGCAGCATTATATTTTCTGCAACAGTAAGTGTGGGAAGTAATTGATAGAATTGAAAGATGACTCCGATATTTCTCCCACGCCAAACCGCCATTTGTTCTTGATTGAGAGAATGAATGCTTTTTGAAGCAACATAAACTTCTCCAGAGGAAGGGGTGTCGATTCCGGTAATCATATTGATTAGCGTAGATTTTCCACTCCCAGATTGACCGACAAATGCTACGAATTCACCCTTGTTTACTTCTAGATCAATTTCTTTTAAAGCAGTAAAGGTTTCTGATGATGAAGTATATATTTTACTTACTTTTTTAAGAGAAATGAGATGATTAAGTTTTGCCATTGTGAACCTCCTTAAATTAATGATAATAAATATTGAACAATGTGTTCATTATCGACTATAATGTACATAAAGAGATTAAACAATAATCAATATAGCTTGTATTGTTCAAAAAGAAACAGATTCATAAAAATTATTCATTAAAAGAGGGATTTTTCTTGAAGGAACAAAAAAAAGACAGAAGAGTTCAAAGAACGAGAAATTTATTACACGAGGCACTTCAGGAACTTATGATAGAAAAAGGTTACGAAGCGATTACTGTCCAAGATTTAATAGATCGGGCAAATATCGGTCGATCAACTTTTTATTCTCATTTTGTGGATAAGGAAGAGCTGCTTGTTGAGAATGTAAATATATTAAGAGAGTTAATAAAAGAGCAGATGGTTAAAATTGAAACTATAAAAACGAAAGCATTTAGATTCGAGTTTAGTTTAAGTTTTCTGCAGCATGCACAAGATAGTAAACGTTTGTGGAAGGCAACTGTTGCACCAAGCGGATTGTTTGTTCTTCATCATATTAAACGAGTAATTTCTGACTTGATACGTGAAGAAATAACCATATCGAACTCTTTTAACTCGTTAAAAATTCCTCAAGACATAGCGGTAGAGTTTGTAGTGAACACCTTGATGAGCCTTATTCATTGGTGGATGGATGGGGAAAAACATACACAAGTATCTGCTATTGAAGTAGATGAGATGTTTCATCAGTTAGTCTTAACAGGAATTGGGTCCGAGATTTTAAACTAGTACTCATTAAGTTAAAACAACTTGCATAAAAGATATAGGGACATAGAAATTAGTAGATTAATCAAGGAGGATGTAAATTTGAACAATATAGGAAATCATTATTTAGAAACCGTCGTACATAACTTTGAAGAATTGAAATCATTAGGTGAAAAATCGATTGCACAAGTAAATGAAAGTCAAATCAATTTTGCTGAAAATGAAGATTCAAACAGTGTGGCAATAATTGTAAAACACTTACATGGGAATATGAAATCAAGATGGGAGAACTTTTTACTTGTTGATGGAGAATCTGTTGCAAGAGATCGAGATAGTGAATTTGAAGGGATTATTAATACTAAAGAAGAGTTGTTATCTATCTGGAATGAAGGTTGGGAATTTGTATTTAAAGCTATTCGGGGTTTAAATGAAGATGATCTAAATAAAACCACTACGATTAGAAATGAACCTCTAAGTGTATTACAAGCAATCCAAAGACAGCTCTCACATTATTCCTACCATGTTGGCCAAATTGTCTACTTATCAAAACAACTTTCAAGTTCATGGGTCTCCTTAAGTGTTCCAAAAGGAAAATCAAAAGAATTTAATAAACGTATGATGAACTAGAATACTTAAATCAACTTAAAATTAAAATACATTTTTTCCTGGGGGGGGTAGTTGTGCAACAATTAAAATGTAATTATACTACAACGATATCTCAAGAATCCTCATTAAATTATTTATTAACCTTGCCTAAAAGATATCTTGAAACAGATGAAAAGAGACCATTGATTCTTTTTCTTCACGGAGTTGGTGAAAGAGGAGATGATCTCGAACTCATTAAAAAACATGGCATCCCCAAAATAGTTGGGGAAAAAGATGATTTTCCTTTTATTACAATTTCTCCACAATGTCCCGTAGAGTCGGTCTGGGATAGAGAACTAGAAATGTTATTTTTTTTAATTCAAGATGTAGCGCAAAACTATAAAGTGGACATTTCACGTATTTATTTGACGGGTATTAGTATGGGGGGATATGGGACATGGTGCTTAGCTGAAAAATACCCATCGTTGTTTGCGGCATTAATTCCAATCTGTGGTGTATCTTTGCCTTTAGTAAGATTTCGCAGTGGAATAAATCAGTTAAACAACACACCAATTTGGGTGTTTCACGGCGCTGAAGATGAATCGGTCCCCATCCATCATTCAGAAGAAATGGTCAAAGCTTTACATCAAGCTGGCGGAAAAGTTAAGTTTACAATTTATCCTCATTTGGGTCATGACTCATGGACGAGAACATATGAGAATGAAGAAATTTATGAATGGATGCTGACCCATAAAAATGAGAATATTAAATTGCTTTAAAGGTTAAAACTTATAATTGTGCAGCATTCCTCATTCGTATCATTGAAAAATGTAAAGTAGAAGAAAGCAGGTAGTTTTTTAAAGGCATTAGTGAAGGAGTTAATCTTAGTTCTACATTAGCTTTGACTAGATGTTCAATTAAATCTCCTAAGGGCTCAACTTGTTTTGGAATAATGGTTCTAGTAGATATATAATATCCAGCTCCCTCATCAAAACAGTTAAAT
The window above is part of the Chengkuizengella sp. SCS-71B genome. Proteins encoded here:
- a CDS encoding ABC transporter ATP-binding protein, whose amino-acid sequence is MAKLNHLISLKKVSKIYTSSSETFTALKEIDLEVNKGEFVAFVGQSGSGKSTLINMITGIDTPSSGEVYVASKSIHSLNQEQMAVWRGRNIGVIFQFYQLLPTLTVAENIMLPMDFCKTYPRKERRKRAINLLSKMGIAEKANNLPSDLSGGQQQRAAIARALANDPPILVADEPTGNLDSATTNIVMDLFTGLISEGKTIVMVTHERDLNHFFTRSILLSDGEIVSETNGEKVHRV
- a CDS encoding TetR/AcrR family transcriptional regulator codes for the protein MKEQKKDRRVQRTRNLLHEALQELMIEKGYEAITVQDLIDRANIGRSTFYSHFVDKEELLVENVNILRELIKEQMVKIETIKTKAFRFEFSLSFLQHAQDSKRLWKATVAPSGLFVLHHIKRVISDLIREEITISNSFNSLKIPQDIAVEFVVNTLMSLIHWWMDGEKHTQVSAIEVDEMFHQLVLTGIGSEILN
- a CDS encoding DUF1572 family protein; this translates as MNNIGNHYLETVVHNFEELKSLGEKSIAQVNESQINFAENEDSNSVAIIVKHLHGNMKSRWENFLLVDGESVARDRDSEFEGIINTKEELLSIWNEGWEFVFKAIRGLNEDDLNKTTTIRNEPLSVLQAIQRQLSHYSYHVGQIVYLSKQLSSSWVSLSVPKGKSKEFNKRMMN
- a CDS encoding prolyl oligopeptidase family serine peptidase, which codes for MQQLKCNYTTTISQESSLNYLLTLPKRYLETDEKRPLILFLHGVGERGDDLELIKKHGIPKIVGEKDDFPFITISPQCPVESVWDRELEMLFFLIQDVAQNYKVDISRIYLTGISMGGYGTWCLAEKYPSLFAALIPICGVSLPLVRFRSGINQLNNTPIWVFHGAEDESVPIHHSEEMVKALHQAGGKVKFTIYPHLGHDSWTRTYENEEIYEWMLTHKNENIKLL